The following coding sequences are from one Halomonas sp. HAL1 window:
- a CDS encoding UDP-N-acetylmuramoyl-L-alanyl-D-glutamate--2,6-diaminopimelate ligase, translated as MTLSSVDVVSALAHVWPNSPLPADLPDRVRIEMDSRKLQTGDVFVAVPGSQRDGRDFIEQALEAGAALVLAQGEPGQVLLEGRVLKLPHLSVRLGELGRAMFKVPNDLEVIGVTGTNGKSSVTHYIAALSETLGTPTGLIGTLGVGRPGELRDSGLTTPGSLALQATLGELASQGVRRVALEASSHALDQYRLEAVNVSVGVFTNLTRDHLDYHGSMAAYAASKAKLFRRSELRLAVVNGDDPLARLMLAGCNSNVRVLATGKDEAVTLRVLDWQPSEQGQQAMIATPDGEKMLSLGLMGRFNLDNVLLAMAVLYGLGESLDDLFSSASSLTPVPGRMERYGDDSTPTVVVDYAHTPDALHSALQALRAHLGDAGKLWCVFGCGGERDTGKRAEMAKAAEALADHIIVTDDNPRHESAEQIRQQILSGFSDTAHPIEMGDRQKAVATAVQQAAVQDVVLIAGKGHEAYQDIQGVRHAYADSEEIQRAFAGRRSD; from the coding sequence ATGACGCTGAGTTCAGTCGATGTGGTGTCGGCGCTTGCGCACGTATGGCCTAATTCACCACTGCCCGCCGACCTGCCTGATCGAGTACGCATAGAAATGGATTCCCGCAAGCTACAAACGGGCGATGTTTTTGTGGCAGTACCGGGCAGCCAGCGTGATGGTCGCGATTTTATCGAGCAAGCGCTCGAGGCGGGTGCTGCGCTTGTGTTAGCGCAAGGCGAGCCCGGTCAGGTGTTGCTTGAAGGCCGCGTGCTGAAACTGCCGCATCTTTCGGTGCGCTTGGGTGAGTTAGGGCGCGCCATGTTTAAAGTGCCTAATGATCTTGAAGTGATTGGCGTGACCGGTACCAACGGTAAAAGCTCCGTCACTCATTATATCGCTGCACTTAGCGAGACATTAGGAACGCCCACCGGACTGATTGGTACGTTGGGTGTAGGGCGCCCCGGTGAGTTGCGCGATAGCGGCTTAACCACGCCTGGCTCCTTAGCGCTGCAGGCGACATTGGGTGAGCTTGCCAGCCAGGGTGTGCGGCGTGTGGCGCTTGAGGCCTCTTCCCATGCGCTGGATCAGTACCGCTTGGAAGCGGTAAACGTAAGCGTAGGCGTGTTTACCAATCTGACTCGCGACCATTTGGACTACCACGGCAGTATGGCCGCCTATGCGGCATCCAAAGCGAAGCTTTTCCGGCGCTCTGAGCTCCGTCTAGCGGTAGTCAATGGCGATGACCCCTTAGCACGCTTAATGCTGGCAGGTTGCAACAGTAATGTACGGGTGCTGGCGACGGGTAAAGATGAAGCCGTTACCTTGCGCGTGCTGGACTGGCAGCCCTCTGAGCAGGGGCAGCAGGCAATGATTGCGACACCCGATGGCGAGAAAATGCTCAGCTTAGGCTTAATGGGGCGTTTTAATTTAGATAACGTGCTGTTAGCGATGGCTGTGTTGTACGGATTAGGCGAATCACTCGACGACCTCTTCTCCTCCGCCTCTTCGCTGACGCCGGTGCCGGGCAGGATGGAGCGCTATGGTGATGACAGCACGCCTACCGTGGTGGTGGATTATGCGCACACGCCGGATGCGCTTCATAGCGCGCTACAAGCGCTGCGTGCCCATCTGGGTGATGCTGGCAAATTGTGGTGTGTATTCGGCTGCGGGGGAGAGCGTGATACGGGTAAACGAGCCGAAATGGCTAAAGCTGCCGAGGCGCTGGCCGACCACATTATCGTTACCGATGACAATCCTAGGCACGAGTCCGCTGAGCAAATCCGCCAACAGATTTTGTCTGGGTTCTCTGATACCGCGCACCCTATTGAAATGGGGGACCGCCAGAAGGCCGTGGCCACCGCTGTTCAGCAGGCGGCTGTTCAGGATGTCGTGCTTATCGCCGGAAAAGGCCATGAGGCGTATCAGGATATCCAAGGGGTTCGCCATGCCTATGCCGATAGCGAAGAGATCCAGCGTGCCTTCGCTGGGCGGAGAAGCGACTAA
- the murF gene encoding UDP-N-acetylmuramoyl-tripeptide--D-alanyl-D-alanine ligase, whose translation MQWTLGQLASVLGIEAPADKAQLLVSSVVTDSRKIEPGCLFVALKGPRFDGHDFVALAHELGAVAALVEAPVAVDLPQLVCPDTRLALGLIAGAHRRAWHGPVVAVTGNSGKTTVKEMCAALLAPLGDVLATQGNLNNDFGAPLTLLQLRPHHQAAVIELGANHLGEIAWTAPLSKPDVAIITNVTGAHVGEFGGMGQIAQAKSELLVGLGEQGTAVLNRDDHYFTFWAARAAPRRVVSFGFHPEADVSAAALSCDSQGRYAFTLLQHGRALGQVRLPLLGKHNVSNALAAAAAALMLGVPEEQVISRLESLQALAGRLVVVSGLRGGTVLDDTYNANPGAVKVALDTLASFPPPRWCALGAMGELGEASAALHADIGHYAAELGIDELLTLGEAARPASEAFGRGLHFNDHETLTRYVTHTLPPDTTLLVKGSRSAGMEHVVNALRSDK comes from the coding sequence ATGCAGTGGACACTTGGCCAGCTCGCCTCTGTGCTGGGTATTGAGGCGCCTGCTGATAAGGCGCAGCTGCTAGTCAGTTCAGTCGTAACTGATAGCCGCAAGATCGAGCCTGGCTGCCTGTTTGTTGCCCTTAAAGGCCCCCGCTTTGACGGTCATGATTTTGTTGCGCTTGCCCACGAGCTCGGTGCCGTAGCGGCATTGGTAGAGGCGCCCGTTGCTGTCGACTTACCCCAGCTGGTATGTCCGGATACACGTTTGGCCCTGGGGCTGATTGCCGGTGCGCACCGGCGCGCATGGCATGGTCCCGTGGTAGCCGTCACCGGCAATAGCGGTAAGACGACCGTCAAAGAGATGTGTGCTGCTCTGCTAGCGCCTTTAGGCGACGTATTAGCCACTCAAGGTAATCTGAATAACGACTTTGGCGCGCCGCTGACCTTATTACAATTGCGGCCGCATCATCAAGCCGCGGTGATTGAGCTGGGCGCTAATCATTTAGGTGAAATCGCCTGGACAGCCCCGCTGTCCAAGCCCGATGTGGCGATTATTACCAATGTCACCGGTGCCCATGTGGGCGAGTTCGGAGGCATGGGGCAGATTGCCCAGGCGAAAAGTGAGCTGCTGGTCGGGCTGGGCGAGCAGGGTACTGCTGTTCTGAATAGGGATGATCACTATTTTACGTTTTGGGCTGCTCGTGCGGCTCCGCGGCGGGTGGTGAGCTTTGGTTTTCACCCCGAGGCGGATGTGAGCGCCGCAGCGCTTTCCTGTGATTCGCAAGGGCGGTATGCTTTCACGCTATTGCAGCATGGTCGAGCGCTGGGCCAAGTGCGTTTGCCGTTACTGGGCAAGCACAATGTCAGTAATGCGTTGGCCGCTGCAGCTGCGGCATTAATGCTCGGCGTGCCGGAAGAGCAAGTTATATCACGCCTGGAATCGCTGCAAGCGCTTGCCGGTAGGTTGGTCGTGGTATCCGGATTGCGGGGTGGCACTGTGCTGGATGACACTTATAATGCCAATCCTGGCGCGGTCAAAGTGGCCCTGGATACCTTGGCCAGCTTTCCTCCGCCACGCTGGTGTGCGTTAGGGGCGATGGGCGAACTGGGGGAAGCATCGGCTGCGCTGCACGCCGATATCGGCCACTACGCCGCCGAGCTTGGTATTGATGAGCTGTTAACGCTGGGCGAGGCCGCACGTCCCGCCAGCGAAGCCTTTGGTCGTGGGCTGCACTTTAACGATCACGAGACGCTAACGCGTTATGTCACTCATACTTTGCCGCCTGACACCACGTTGCTGGTGAAAGGGTCGCGCAGTGCGGGCATGGAACATGTCGTCAATGCACTGCGTTCGGATAAATAA